From Oscillospiraceae bacterium, the proteins below share one genomic window:
- a CDS encoding ABC-2 transporter permease produces the protein MIALDWRAMKVYQIRFPILPVFVFVFGWLYTPLLVIPLCVIFCLSFSINPFAVEEKGELNKLYLTLPVKRKEVVAGRFALSLILLFCGMVMGIAILPLVNLVALSKWYLSLEWYLTIMALSVLLYAVFNLFMFPVLFRLGYQKGKFWGFYLPIGFFGIMFGGFSGISMLPGNERLALNFLEYASKNLLFISGGMVALGAGLLVLSYAISVKVYSKRDF, from the coding sequence ATGATCGCCCTCGATTGGAGGGCAATGAAAGTATACCAAATCCGATTCCCGATATTGCCGGTTTTCGTGTTTGTTTTCGGCTGGTTATATACGCCGCTGTTAGTGATTCCGCTATGCGTGATTTTTTGCCTGAGTTTTTCAATTAACCCTTTTGCCGTAGAAGAAAAAGGGGAGTTGAATAAGCTGTATCTGACTTTACCCGTAAAACGGAAAGAAGTCGTCGCGGGTCGGTTCGCGTTATCATTAATTTTGCTGTTTTGCGGAATGGTCATGGGCATCGCCATCCTGCCCCTCGTCAACCTCGTGGCGTTGTCAAAATGGTATTTGTCGTTGGAATGGTATTTGACCATTATGGCACTGAGTGTTCTGCTGTATGCCGTTTTTAATTTATTCATGTTTCCCGTACTTTTCCGGCTCGGATATCAAAAGGGAAAGTTTTGGGGTTTCTATCTGCCCATAGGGTTTTTCGGAATTATGTTTGGGGGATTTTCCGGGATTTCGATGCTTCCGGGGAATGAGCGGCTGGCCCTCAATTTTTTGGAGTATGCTTCAAAGAATCTGTTGTTCATCAGCGGGGGAATGGTTGCTTTGGGGGCCGGTCTGTTAGTGCTCTCCTATGCGATCTCTGTGAAAGTATATT